Proteins from one Escherichia coli genomic window:
- a CDS encoding SycD/LcrH family type III secretion system chaperone — protein MESANLDLEENKEIASKFERALGMGATLAELHGITPDTLEGVYAYAYNFYEKGRLDEAELFFKFLCIYDFQNYNYLKGYAAVCQLKKDYQKAFDMYHICLMLSPDNDFSLVYYMGQCQMGLKNTKMATELFNTVVTYSQNEKVKEMATAYLELLTANTEEEVQTE, from the coding sequence ATGGAAAGCGCAAATCTGGATTTAGAAGAAAATAAAGAAATTGCCAGTAAGTTCGAACGTGCATTAGGTATGGGAGCAACACTTGCAGAGCTGCATGGCATTACTCCGGATACCCTTGAAGGCGTTTATGCTTACGCTTATAACTTTTATGAAAAAGGAAGACTTGACGAAGCTGAGCTCTTTTTTAAATTTCTCTGTATTTATGATTTCCAAAATTATAACTATTTAAAAGGATATGCCGCCGTCTGTCAGTTGAAGAAAGATTATCAAAAGGCATTCGACATGTATCATATCTGTTTAATGCTATCTCCCGATAACGATTTCTCTTTAGTTTATTATATGGGCCAATGCCAGATGGGCTTAAAAAACACTAAAATGGCCACGGAGTTATTTAATACAGTCGTAACCTACAGCCAAAATGAAAAAGTTAAAGAGATGGCTACTGCTTATCTTGAACTCTTGACAGCCAATACCGAAGAGGAAGTTCAAACAGAGTGA
- the eilA gene encoding HilA family transcriptional regulator EilA produces MQLQHGKNNTQQYIFGDFVLKNNGILLFKNKEYHIPPKELGVIILLLNADGEIVSKEEIIDKVWSASVASDESLTRCIYALRKLLHENKQCKYIETVYGRGYRFTVPIVIVTDNEPVKSTTTLAVFPFRTEGSINVLKLHYELVQGLSKYAFCGLDILPASVTNEASDFSTIHQFINKTGPEYYIMGQVVHYGKNWRLFIELIHARTHKLIDHQSIDFNPDNPLSVLLSQVINILIEKIPNINFKSINTQQMPSLDSAVMYMNGRMEMYRYTPESLKRALVIFRDCVSTQPQNTLPYCCLAECHISLALLGLSEQKQAITTAVTSIEKALEINPSNSQALGLLGLISGLKDEHSVSNVLFKQAHLLKPNSPDVYYYQSLLCFLNGDLARAFNLIEKSIALEPNKMGISILKLIILYYTSPLDNAISFALNLNSQNTCNNPIITSILAMFMALKGHNDKAKSLLLKLEPEHGLDYSCVNLLYTKFLIYGASIKNDIMKLLANINTNKINGVILPLIYTVYGKKEYEKRWQQLVKDNDLWSNVLLHDPRLLNVKNEFNTISAMRTSA; encoded by the coding sequence ATGCAACTGCAACATGGAAAAAATAATACACAACAATATATATTTGGCGACTTTGTATTAAAAAACAATGGAATATTATTATTCAAAAATAAAGAATACCATATTCCCCCCAAAGAACTTGGGGTTATCATTCTATTACTTAATGCTGACGGTGAAATTGTTAGCAAAGAAGAGATTATTGATAAGGTCTGGAGCGCAAGTGTTGCCAGTGATGAATCTTTAACACGGTGTATTTATGCATTGCGCAAACTTTTGCATGAGAATAAACAGTGTAAGTATATCGAAACGGTCTATGGTCGTGGATACCGTTTTACTGTACCCATTGTGATTGTAACCGATAATGAACCGGTAAAGTCGACTACCACTCTTGCTGTTTTTCCATTTCGTACTGAAGGTTCGATCAATGTTCTAAAACTGCATTACGAACTTGTGCAGGGCCTTTCAAAATATGCTTTTTGTGGTTTAGATATTTTACCTGCCTCGGTAACGAATGAGGCAAGCGATTTTTCTACTATCCATCAGTTTATTAATAAAACAGGCCCAGAATATTACATTATGGGTCAGGTCGTTCACTATGGTAAAAACTGGCGTTTATTTATTGAATTAATTCATGCCAGAACGCATAAGTTGATTGATCATCAAAGTATTGATTTTAACCCCGACAATCCTCTTTCCGTATTATTATCACAAGTAATTAATATTCTTATTGAAAAAATACCCAATATTAATTTTAAATCTATTAATACACAACAAATGCCATCTCTGGATTCTGCTGTTATGTATATGAATGGCAGAATGGAAATGTATCGTTATACACCAGAGAGTTTGAAACGAGCATTAGTAATATTTAGAGATTGTGTGAGTACGCAACCGCAAAATACCTTGCCCTACTGTTGCCTGGCGGAATGCCATATATCATTAGCACTCCTTGGACTCAGTGAACAAAAACAAGCAATAACTACGGCAGTAACCTCCATTGAAAAGGCTCTTGAAATTAACCCTTCAAATTCTCAGGCATTGGGTTTACTGGGTTTAATCAGTGGGCTAAAAGATGAACATTCAGTGTCTAATGTGCTATTTAAGCAAGCACATTTACTCAAACCTAATTCGCCAGACGTTTATTATTATCAGTCTCTGCTATGCTTTTTGAACGGTGACCTTGCAAGAGCATTTAATCTAATAGAAAAAAGCATTGCTCTTGAACCCAATAAAATGGGCATAAGCATTCTTAAATTAATTATACTTTATTACACATCCCCCCTCGATAACGCGATATCTTTTGCATTAAATCTTAACAGTCAAAACACCTGTAATAATCCAATTATTACCTCTATTCTGGCTATGTTCATGGCACTGAAAGGACATAATGACAAAGCCAAAAGTTTATTGCTTAAACTTGAGCCTGAACATGGTCTTGATTACAGCTGTGTTAACTTGCTTTATACGAAGTTTCTGATCTATGGCGCATCTATAAAAAATGACATTATGAAGTTACTGGCAAATATTAACACTAACAAAATCAATGGTGTGATCTTGCCGTTAATTTACACTGTTTATGGTAAAAAAGAATATGAAAAGCGCTGGCAACAATTAGTTAAAGACAATGATTTATGGTCAAATGTTTTGCTTCACGACCCTCGTTTGCTCAATGTAAAAAATGAATTTAATACTATCAGTGCGATGCGTACTTCTGCGTAA
- a CDS encoding IpaD/SipD/SspD family type III secretion system needle tip protein produces MINKDNNLNIDILRQQNANIPLKEASSQSEEPHQLENSKSEGNLYNSASKDNNIGAMLKKDVEKLSTLVSERSPRNEDWKCQHDIQLNFVKNLLRNFPAENLTEQGSALLHESYLLIKNVLHLTENVNTIDGKLKDPDKILTLHNSVRKTLANVAHNTTGSSAMAMTKGTLTHAIAFLDSFVPEDIQATEINSSLFSMLIQKQKKAMSGSSASNSNAPEVRSSATSSTLTASSSSEFKSDKYICSDIADLMSVLGSDYLEIYANSVEIMSAYWQDFSEHIQSNMGKWTHSNKKGDAIIFDVNAFQKALMHFYYIDKYPNGDFHYHYNPDYVLYPPAPADKIGVPLEEAEKWCAALGLPVIPPDPKHRTPSPIVEVEPQGSGLYVIIPNPQIIDSMSQSSDSMVHRDNKGKEKNISKEFTGYEISTAEYQAWLAGYNGQAENMKTDVQVITTKYSTANSTYDTIIKLLSSTITALFDSAKDYLRF; encoded by the coding sequence ATGATTAATAAAGATAATAATTTAAATATAGATATTTTACGTCAGCAGAATGCAAACATTCCTCTTAAAGAGGCATCCTCGCAAAGTGAGGAGCCTCATCAACTGGAAAACAGCAAAAGCGAGGGTAATTTGTATAACAGCGCCAGTAAGGATAATAATATTGGCGCTATGCTCAAGAAAGATGTTGAAAAACTATCAACTTTAGTCAGTGAACGTAGCCCGCGAAATGAAGACTGGAAATGCCAGCATGACATACAACTTAACTTCGTTAAAAACTTGCTCAGAAATTTCCCTGCTGAAAACCTGACAGAGCAAGGATCTGCACTTTTACACGAAAGTTATTTGCTGATAAAAAACGTTCTGCATCTTACAGAAAATGTTAATACTATTGACGGAAAATTAAAGGATCCCGATAAAATATTGACCCTGCATAACTCTGTGAGAAAAACCCTGGCTAACGTTGCTCACAACACAACCGGGTCAAGTGCAATGGCAATGACCAAAGGAACCTTAACTCACGCTATCGCTTTTTTAGATAGTTTTGTGCCTGAAGATATTCAAGCCACAGAGATAAATAGTTCCCTTTTTTCTATGCTTATACAGAAACAAAAAAAAGCAATGTCAGGTAGTTCTGCATCAAACAGTAATGCGCCCGAAGTGAGAAGTTCAGCAACCAGCAGTACTTTAACGGCCAGTAGTTCAAGCGAATTTAAAAGTGATAAATATATATGCAGTGATATTGCTGATTTGATGAGTGTGCTCGGTAGCGACTACCTCGAAATCTATGCAAATAGCGTTGAGATAATGAGCGCATACTGGCAGGACTTCAGTGAACATATCCAAAGCAATATGGGAAAATGGACTCACTCTAATAAAAAAGGCGATGCGATAATTTTTGATGTCAATGCATTTCAAAAGGCCTTGATGCATTTTTATTATATCGATAAATATCCTAATGGTGATTTCCACTATCATTACAATCCAGACTATGTTTTATACCCTCCGGCACCTGCTGACAAAATTGGTGTTCCATTGGAAGAAGCAGAAAAATGGTGCGCCGCTTTAGGACTTCCGGTAATTCCACCCGATCCCAAACACCGCACACCTTCTCCGATTGTCGAAGTTGAACCACAAGGTAGCGGTTTATATGTTATTATTCCCAACCCTCAGATTATTGACAGTATGAGTCAATCTTCAGATTCAATGGTGCACAGGGATAATAAAGGGAAGGAAAAAAATATATCTAAAGAATTCACCGGTTATGAAATAAGCACAGCTGAATACCAGGCATGGTTAGCGGGTTATAATGGGCAAGCAGAAAACATGAAAACCGATGTACAGGTTATCACGACTAAATACAGCACAGCCAACTCCACCTACGATACGATTATAAAATTATTATCGTCAACCATTACAGCATTATTTGATTCAGCGAAAGATTATTTACGTTTCTGA
- a CDS encoding YopB/SseC family type III secretion system translocon subunit, whose translation MSTPITGQTITFEQISETLRTQYSDAEKRLQDSNKTQVDPMRLNKNPKSLDNDIRARLENKPMLAPPEMQVSDSDNATTAKTNDARLTMILGNLSGIADQDITTRLHNNLDNTLLRHEMAHNKFRELSDAYTSSLDSAQKANDNLHQANNNYNAVDKRVQSLEKKVNTLDQELSQLQPDDPQYNKVLTQKNAAEKTLTLSLQKKSLAEKSLNTAIMDADAAIGQSMEVFDEIQQQEQINNFTTNICLTQENQKNRNATATFILLITSVMEVIGDTNCESIKNQSEVMKEINHVRENKLNETAHKYTTTTKVLKIVNECVTVVTFAVSAVLIVVGLLAAVPSGGSSIAGALALIGGIAGAVVLGVDITCQIALGTTATGWILGKVVEGLSAAIKTVDPTLLAITALLDVIGVDQDTIELVKSIYASAAASIVMATVMIGAAVICSVAIGAVVSALSKTAAEEVTKEITSTIKSTIESIINSVSKNIIKVLDSVCSVLQTSAVVLKLIAKISNGLEKIGLLICAIATSTMNCFVAGNSADMAILQQDMSNLSKTREQMLSVLQRVDKTVEQEVSQMVRVLQHRTEALKFASHSIV comes from the coding sequence ATGTCGACACCGATTACGGGACAAACGATCACATTTGAACAAATCAGCGAAACATTGCGCACACAGTATAGCGATGCGGAAAAAAGACTGCAGGACAGCAACAAAACGCAAGTTGATCCCATGCGGCTTAATAAAAATCCGAAGTCCCTTGATAACGATATTCGCGCTCGTCTTGAAAACAAACCTATGCTTGCTCCGCCTGAAATGCAGGTTTCCGATTCTGATAACGCCACTACAGCAAAGACGAACGATGCCCGCCTGACGATGATTTTGGGTAATTTATCAGGCATTGCCGATCAGGATATTACTACACGCTTGCATAATAACCTGGACAACACCCTGCTTCGACACGAAATGGCACATAATAAGTTTCGTGAATTAAGCGACGCCTACACCTCATCATTAGATTCAGCGCAAAAAGCCAACGATAATCTGCATCAGGCCAACAATAATTACAATGCAGTCGATAAAAGAGTGCAATCGCTGGAAAAAAAAGTCAACACATTGGATCAAGAGTTGTCGCAACTGCAACCAGACGATCCACAATACAATAAAGTACTGACGCAAAAAAATGCGGCTGAAAAAACACTCACGCTGTCGTTACAAAAAAAATCGTTAGCTGAGAAATCGTTAAATACAGCCATTATGGATGCTGATGCTGCGATCGGCCAAAGTATGGAAGTTTTTGACGAAATTCAACAGCAAGAACAGATTAATAACTTCACCACCAATATTTGCCTGACACAGGAAAACCAGAAAAACAGAAACGCGACAGCCACATTTATCCTTTTGATTACCTCAGTAATGGAAGTTATTGGCGATACAAATTGCGAATCTATTAAAAATCAATCTGAGGTAATGAAAGAAATCAACCATGTCAGGGAAAATAAACTCAATGAAACAGCACATAAATATACTACCACGACTAAAGTTTTAAAAATAGTTAATGAGTGTGTAACTGTAGTAACCTTTGCCGTAAGCGCAGTCTTAATTGTTGTTGGTCTTCTTGCTGCAGTTCCAAGTGGTGGTTCAAGTATTGCGGGTGCATTGGCACTTATTGGAGGAATAGCGGGCGCAGTAGTATTAGGTGTAGATATCACTTGTCAAATCGCTCTGGGCACCACGGCTACCGGCTGGATTTTAGGGAAAGTTGTAGAAGGTCTTTCGGCTGCGATTAAAACAGTTGATCCCACTCTGCTCGCAATCACCGCGCTTCTGGACGTTATTGGTGTCGATCAAGATACGATTGAACTGGTTAAAAGTATTTACGCAAGTGCAGCCGCTTCTATTGTCATGGCGACAGTAATGATTGGTGCAGCTGTAATATGTTCTGTAGCAATAGGGGCCGTTGTTTCTGCATTATCAAAAACAGCCGCCGAAGAAGTCACCAAAGAAATAACAAGCACTATAAAATCAACCATTGAATCAATTATTAATTCAGTTTCAAAAAATATTATAAAGGTATTAGACAGCGTATGCAGCGTGCTACAAACATCAGCCGTAGTGTTGAAGTTGATTGCCAAAATAAGTAATGGCCTTGAGAAAATAGGCTTACTCATCTGTGCAATAGCAACATCGACGATGAATTGTTTTGTTGCTGGAAACTCTGCCGACATGGCAATTTTACAACAGGACATGAGTAATCTATCAAAAACGCGTGAACAAATGCTTTCAGTATTGCAAAGGGTGGATAAAACCGTCGAACAAGAGGTAAGCCAGATGGTACGAGTATTACAACACCGAACTGAAGCCTTAAAATTTGCTTCCCATTCTATCGTATAA